The following coding sequences are from one Spea bombifrons isolate aSpeBom1 chromosome 13, aSpeBom1.2.pri, whole genome shotgun sequence window:
- the AXIN2 gene encoding axin-2, giving the protein MSGWSLAAHPSHRSSSFREDAPRPPVPGEEWQTPCQLPPRSQGTKSTALTANPKRNEDGLGEPEGSASPDSPLVRWTKSLHCLLADQDGAHLFRTFLDRERCVDTLDFWFACNGFRQMDITDAKTLRVAKAIHKRYVDHHSVVSKQLKPPTKVYLRDSIRRQQIESSMFDRAQSEIQALLEDSAYHVFLASDIYLEYVRTGGENLAYLSRSGAGNLKVVSGYLPTLNEEEEWNRVDLKHKNVASVLGLAAISRKASASWRAAETVDGGCRVYKKSDPASPYHVTSGYAFAPATSANESEVSSDAMTDDSVSVTESSVDGIPPYRTGSKKQLQREMQRSIKANGQVSLPHFPRTFRLPREMTPVEPAAFAAELIGRLEKVKREQDALRSLEARLQLIKEEEEKEELETPTSCQPGRETSVLPRKPLLVVPSGSCEDDPQAILDNHLSRVLQTPGCQSPGMGKQTPCARSPDLPRPQRPSLPPVATVNPCAKLSKDFITKQTTKHIHHHYIHHHHSLSRATEEIEEEAARRVQCYCDGSVGYCCKSRSHSLWHMESTSSRAGSLSRRSCKMAAECPGDLGATSVIYHLAGEDPPHTSWQQIVERESERQSRHRQHSKKAVGCEQNRAASVERPTRHHQWGAVNGQPRNMQLSHPADPPSATSPSTLAQLEEACRRLTEASKHPKPRCPAQARSHSVPCQPGSGFLTPTGPVSEDPKEAQKFPPAGGELMVTYFYCGEEIPYRRTLKSHSLTLGNFKEQLSKKGKYRYYFKKASREFECGAVFEEIQEDDAILPTYEGRVLGKVERID; this is encoded by the exons ATGAGCGGCTGGTCGCTGGCCGCTCACCCCTCGCATCGTAGCAGCAGCTTCAGAGAAGACGCCCCGCGTCCACCGGTGCCAGGAGAAGAATGGCAGACGCCATGCCAGCTTCCTCCAAGAAGCCAAGGAACAAAGTCCACGGCCCTCACGGCCAACCCTAAGAGGAACGAGGATGGTCTGGGGGAACCCGAGGGCAGCGCCTCCCCCGACTCGCCTCTCGTCAGATGGACCAAGTCGCTGCACTGCCTGCTGGCCGACCAGGACGGGGCTCACCTGTTTAGGACCTTCCTGGACAGAGAGAGGTGCGTGGACACCTTAGACTTCTGGTTCGCGTGCAACGGGTTCAGGCAGATGGATATAACGGACGCCAAGACCCTCCGAGTGGCCAAAGCTATCCACAAGAGGTACGTCGACCACCACAGCGTGGTGTCCAAGCAGCTGAAGCCCCCAACCAAAGTCTACTTACGGGATTCCATTAGGAGGCAGCAGATAGagtcctccatgtttgaccgGGCTCAGTCCGAGATCCAGGCGCTCCTGGAGGACAGCGCCTACCACGTGTTCCTGGCCTCGGATATATACCTCGAATACGTGCGGACAGGGGGGGAAAACCTGGCGTATCTGAGCCGTTCCGGGGCAGGGAACTTAAAGGTGGTCAGCGGATATCTCCCAACCTTGAATGAAGAAGAGGAGTGGAACCGCGTGGACTTAAAACACAAGAACGTGGCCTCGGTGCTGGGTCTGGCCGCGATTTCCCGGAAGGCCTCGGCGAGTTGGAGGGCCGCGGAGACCGTGGACGGTGGATGCAG GGTGTATAAAAAGAGCGACCCCGCCAGCCCCTACCACGTGACCTCTGGATACGCGTTTGCGCCGGCGACCAGCGCCAATGAAAGTGAAGTGTCCAGCGATGCCATGACGGACGATTCCGTGTCCGTGACTGAGAGTAGCGT GGACGggattcctccatacagaacGGGCAGCAAAAAGCAGCTGCAGCGCGAAATGCAACGGAGCATCAAGGCCAACGGGCAGGTGTCCCTCCCTCACTTCCCA AGGACGTTCCGGCTGCCCAGGGAGATGACCCCCGTGGAACCGGCGGCGTTTGCGGCAGAGCTCATCGGCAGGCTGGAGAAGGTGAAGCGGGAGCAGGACGCGCTGCGCAGCCTGGAGGCCAGACTTCAGCTGATCAAAGAG gaagaagaaaaggaagaattgGAGACCCCAACGAGCTGCCAGCCCGGCCGCGAGACCTCCGTCCTTCCACGTAAGCCGCTTCTCGTGGTGCCTTCAGGCTCCTGCGAAGACGATCCTCAGGCCATTCTAGACAACCACTTATCGAGGGTCCTGCAGACCCCTGGCTGCCAGTCTCCCGGAATGGGCAAACAAACCCCCTGCGCCCGATCTCCAGACCTGCCGCGGCCACAGAGACCTAGCCTACCACCAGTGGccaccgttaacccctgcgCCAAGCTTTCCAAGGACTTCATCACCAAGCAGACCACCAAACATATTCACCACCACTATATCCACCATCACCACTCCCTGAGCAGGGCCACGGAGGAGATAGAGGAGGAAGCCGCTCGCCGAGTCCAGTGCTATTGCGACGGGTCCGTGGGGTATTGCTGCAAATCCCGGTCGCATTCTCTCTGGCACATGGAGAGTAC cagcagcagagccgGCTCCTTATCCAGGAGAAGCTGCAAGATGGCGGCAGAGTGTCCCGGCGACCTGGGGGCCACGTCTGTTATTTACCATCTGGCAGGCGAGGACCCCCCGCACACGAGCTGGCAGCAGATTGTGGAGCGTGAGAGCGAGCGGCAGAGCCGGCACAGACAGCACAG CAAGAAAGCCGTCGGCTGCGAACAGAACCGAGCGGCGTCCGTGGAGCGCCCAACGCGCCATCACCAGTGGGGGGCCGTTAACGGCCAGCCCAGGAACATGCAGCTCTCACACCCCGCTGACCCCCCTTCTGCCACCTCTCCCAGCACCCTGGCCCAGCTGGAGGAAGCGTGCCGGAGGCTCACCGAGGCTTCCAAACACCCCAAGCCACG ATGTCCTGCGCAGGCGCGGAGCCACTCGGTGCCATGCCAGCCCGGATCCGGTTTCCTCACCCCAACCGGCCCAGTGTCCGAAGA TCCTAAAGAAGCCCAGAAGTTTCCGCCGGCCGGCGGCGAGCTGATGGTGACGTATTTCTACTGCGGAGAGGAGATTCCGTACCGGCGGACGCTGAAATCGCACAGCCTGACGCTGGGGAACTTCAAAGAGCAGCTGAGCAAGAAAGGAAAGTATAG ATATTACTTTAAGAAAGCCAGCCGCGAGTTTGAATGCGGCGCGGTATTCGAGGAGATCCAGGAGGATGACGCGATCCTCCCCACGTACGAGGGACGGGTGCTCGGGAAAGTGGAGCGAATCGACTGA